GTGAAGAAGGCCCGCTGAAGAAAAACTTCAACATGCGCTGGGTTGCCGCGATGGTTGCTGACGTGCATCGCATCCTGACCCGTGGTGGCTTGTTCATGTACCCACGTGACAGCCGCGAGCCGTCCAAGCCGGGCAAACTGCGCTTGATGTACGAAGCCAACCCGATGTCGTTTTTGGTTGAGCAAGCGGGCGGTGCGTCCACCGACGGCCACCAGCGCATCCTCGACATCCAGCCGGAAGGCCTGCACCAACGCGTAGCGGTATTCCTGGGTTCGAAGGAAGAAGTTGAGCGCGTCACGGCCTATCACAAGAAGTAAGCTGCGGCGATAAGTGATCGGCGTTGTTGTGAGCCGGATCACCCTTCAAGAAGCCCCGAAACGTTTCAGCGTTTACGGGGCTTTTTTGTTTTTGCTCGTCGGGAACCAGACACCTGTTTTCCCTTCTAAGCTTCTGGCAGATACCAACGCTGCTTTGTCCCTCCAGGAGTTATTCCATGTCGTTACGCCGTCTCGCTTTGCTGGCTTTTTGCGTGCTGTTGGCCGCTTGCAGCAAGGTCAACCAAGAAAATTACGCGAAGTTGTCGGCCGGCATGGCTAAGGCCGAAGTGGAATCGTTGTTGGGTAAGCCGACCGATTGTTCCGGCGCACTGGGCATGTCCAGTTGCACCTGGGGCGATAAAACCAGCTTTATCAGCGTTCAATATGCCGGTGACAAAGTTCTCATGTTTTCCGGGCAAGGCCTGAAGTAAACCGGGGCGAGAGCCTGCGGGAGAAGAAGAATGATGCGTTTTGTTGTGTTCCTTTGCGCCAGCCTGTTTTTGGCGGGCTGTGCCAGCCATGCTGGCGATGATCTGCAACCCAAGACCGCCGGCAGCGTCAACCTCAAGCGTTACCAGGGCACCTGGTATGAGTTGGCCCGATTGCCGATGTACTTCCAGCGCAACTGCGCGCAGTCCGAAGCCCGCTACACCTTGCTGCCGGATGGCGACATGTCGGTGTTCAACCGCTGCCTGACCACCGAATGGAAGTGGGAAGAAGCCAAGGGCACCGCCACGCCGCAAGTGCCTGGCAAGACTGACAAGCTCTGGGTCGAGTTCAATAACTGGTTCACGTCACTGCTACCGGGCGTCGCCAAGGGCGATTACTGGGTGCTGTACGTCAGCGATGACTACAAGACCGCCATCGTCGGCAGCCCGAGCCGGCGCTATATGTGGATCCTGTCGCGCACGCCGACGGTCAGCGCTGACACCCGCGAAGACCTGCTGAGCAGGGCGCGACAGCAGGGGTATGACACCACGCGGTTGATCTACCGCACGTCGGACAAGCAGATGGCCAAGACTTCGCAGTAACCCAGGATCACCACTGTTAGAAATGTGGGAGGGGGCAAGTCGAATCGTCGCACCGCCCCTCCCACATTTTTTTAACCGAGTAGATCCCTTAAGACCTGCGTAAACGCACGGCTGCTGTCTTCCTCGCCGGCATGCCGCCCATCGCGCACTACCCACTTGCCGTTGACCAGCACATCGCGCACCTGCCTATCCCCCCCAGCAAACAACCAGCGGTTCAGAATCGCGTCTTCAGTCGCTGTCGCCAAGTACGGGTCGTTACCGTCCAGCACAATCCAATCCGCACGCTTGCCCGCTTCCAGCCGACCAATCGGCTGCCCCAGCGCCTGGGCGCCACCGTCCAGCGCAGCATCGAACAGCGTGCGGCCAACCATCGGCTGATCACTGCGATACAGGCGATTGCGCCGTTGATCGCGCAGACGCTGGCCGTATTCCAGCCAGCGCAGTTCTTCCACCACGCTCAACGACACATGGCTGTCGGAACCGATGCCCATGCGCCCGCCCTGGGCGAGGAAATCGACGGCTGGGAAAATCCCGTCGCCCAGGTTGGCTTCGGTGGTCAGGCACAAGCCGGCAATCGCCCGGCTCTTGGCCATGCGCGTCACCTCATCGGGATCGGCATGGGTGGCGTGTACCAGGCACCAGCGTTCATCCACGTCGACGTTGTCATACAGCCATTGCAGCGGCCGCTTGCCGCTCCAGGCCAGGCAGTCGTCGACTTCTTTTTGCTGCTCGGCGATGTGGATATGGACCGGGCAGGCTTTGTCGCTGGCGGCCAATACTTGATTGATTTGTTGCGGCGTCACGGCGCGCAGTGAGTGGAAACACAGGCCCAGTTGCTGCGCCGGTTGCGCCGCCAGGATCGGTTTAAGGTCTGCTTGCAGCTTCAGGTAGTGCTCGGTGCTGTTGATAAACCGCCGCTGGCCTTCATTCGGCGCCTGGCCACCGAAGCCTGAGTGGGTGTAAAGCACCGGCAACAGCGTGAGGCCGATTCCGCTGCTGGCCGCCGCAAGGCTGATCTGCCGCGACAGCTGCGTGGGGTCTGCATACGGCAGGCCGCTGACGTCGTGATGCACGTAGTGGAATTCGGCCACTGAGGTGTAACCAGCCTTGAGCATCTCGATGTACAGCTGTCGGGCGATGACCTGTAGTTGCTCCGGGCTGATCTTGCCAACCATGCGGTACATCAGCTCGCGCCAGGTCCAGAAACTGTCATTCGGGTTGCCGGCCACTTCGGCCAAACCGGCCATGGCGCGTTGGAACGCATGGGAGTGCAGGTTCGGCATACCCGCCAAAACCGGGCCTTTGAGCCGTTCGGCGCCCTCTGCACTGGCATTGGCCGTCACCTGTGTCAGCAGGCCATCGGCGCTGACTTCAAGACGTACATCGTTGGCCCATCCATTAGGCAGCAGTGCGCGTTCGGCAAAAAAAGCGGACATGTTCGGAGCACTCCGGTCGTGTGTTTATTTGTATATACATATACAGACGTTTGCCTGCTCGGTAAACTCCGGCAATCTATGCATCTTTTCCCCCTGCAAGGATTCCCTGTGCCGACTCCGCCCGCCAAGTCTTCGCTGGCTGCCCACATGGACGAAAGTCCGGCGCCCTTGTATGCCCGCGTCAAACAAATGATCAGCCAGCAGATCCTCAACGGCAACTGGCCGCCCCATTACCGCGTGCCGTCGGAGAGTGAGCTGGTCAGCCAACTGGGCTTCAGCCGCATGACTATCAACCGTGCCTTGCGCGAGCTCACCGCCGAAGGTTTGCTGGTGCGCATGCAGGGCGTCGGCACCTTCGTCGCCGAGCCCAAGAGCCAGTCGGCGCTGTTTGAAGTGCACAACATTGCCGATGAAATCGCCTCGCGCGGCCATCGACACA
The genomic region above belongs to Pseudomonas sp. S35 and contains:
- a CDS encoding formimidoylglutamate deiminase; the encoded protein is MSAFFAERALLPNGWANDVRLEVSADGLLTQVTANASAEGAERLKGPVLAGMPNLHSHAFQRAMAGLAEVAGNPNDSFWTWRELMYRMVGKISPEQLQVIARQLYIEMLKAGYTSVAEFHYVHHDVSGLPYADPTQLSRQISLAAASSGIGLTLLPVLYTHSGFGGQAPNEGQRRFINSTEHYLKLQADLKPILAAQPAQQLGLCFHSLRAVTPQQINQVLAASDKACPVHIHIAEQQKEVDDCLAWSGKRPLQWLYDNVDVDERWCLVHATHADPDEVTRMAKSRAIAGLCLTTEANLGDGIFPAVDFLAQGGRMGIGSDSHVSLSVVEELRWLEYGQRLRDQRRNRLYRSDQPMVGRTLFDAALDGGAQALGQPIGRLEAGKRADWIVLDGNDPYLATATEDAILNRWLFAGGDRQVRDVLVNGKWVVRDGRHAGEEDSSRAFTQVLRDLLG
- a CDS encoding lipocalin family protein is translated as MMRFVVFLCASLFLAGCASHAGDDLQPKTAGSVNLKRYQGTWYELARLPMYFQRNCAQSEARYTLLPDGDMSVFNRCLTTEWKWEEAKGTATPQVPGKTDKLWVEFNNWFTSLLPGVAKGDYWVLYVSDDYKTAIVGSPSRRYMWILSRTPTVSADTREDLLSRARQQGYDTTRLIYRTSDKQMAKTSQ